One Hippoglossus stenolepis isolate QCI-W04-F060 chromosome 22, HSTE1.2, whole genome shotgun sequence DNA segment encodes these proteins:
- the meig1 gene encoding meiosis expressed gene 1 protein homolog, translating into MSCAAEDPPEPKSMSRAREWTAEVENLFRFQLAGYRDEVEYSQVKQGASVDKWPKSGFVKKLQRRDDTFYYYNRKRECQDREVHKVKVFIY; encoded by the exons ATGTCCTGTGCTGCTGAAGACCCCCCCGAGCCCAAGTCCATGAGCAGAGCCAGAGAGTGGACAGCAGAGGTGGAGAACCTGTTCCGATTCCAGCTGGCAGGGTACAGAGATGAAGTGGAGTATTCACAAGTCAAACAAGGGGCTTCG GTTGACAAATGGCCGAAGTCCGGCTTCGTGAAGAAGCTCCAGCGACGAGACGACACGTTTTATTACTACAACAGGAAACGTGAATGTCAGGACCGAGAAGTCCATAAAGTCAAAGTCTTCATATATTAA
- the tmem243b gene encoding transmembrane protein 243b, producing MDDFSSRTYGTSGHDNRPLFGETSARDRIINLAVGGFTSMVVLVTVVCSFVFPSLPPRPLNVFFAVCILLTCGSAIVLIFWYRQGDLEPKFRNLIYYMLASIVLLCLCANLYFHDVR from the exons ATGGACGACTTCAGCAGCCGGACGTACGGGACCAGCGGCCACGACAACAGACCTCTGTTCGGGGAGACGTCCGCTCGG GATCGAATAATCAACCTGGCAGTGGGGGGGTTCACCTCTATGGTTGTTCTA gtgacGGTGGTCTGTTCCTTCGTGTTCCCCTCATTGCCTCCTCGACCGTTAAATGTCTTCTTCGCCGTGTGCATCCTGTTAACCTGTGGATCCGCCATAGTGCTG atatTCTGGTACCGACAGGGAGACCTGGAGCCTAAATTCAGGAACCTGATCTATTACATGCTGGCGTCCATCGTGCTGCTGTGTCTATGTGCCAACCTCTACTTCCACGACGTCAGGTAA
- the cwf19l1 gene encoding CWF19-like protein 1, producing the protein MEEKPTRVLACGDVGGQLNAVFSRVQSIQKKTGQFDLLLCVGEFFGTTPEAEAEWQLYKTGAKKAPIHTYVLGAASQETAKKFPGADGCELAENITYLGRRGVFTGVSGLQIAYVSGREAPQEPAPAHCFTAKDLSALVAPLTSSSKFRGVDILLTSQWPRGVWHYANNPEVNTKFCGSSSVANLADKLKPRYHFAALEGAHYERLPYRNHLILQENAQHVSRFIALATANNPAKKKYLYAFNIVPMKSMDPSEMVKQPKDVTENPYRRATKDKTETLKTGFSVAEEEEPAPQFFFDLSKNQGGPHRGRGRKRHLDGDGRGRGQQHDGDGHQQPRRHPQPTGPCWFCLASPQVEKHLVISIGSHCYLAVAKGGLTPHHVLILPIGHYQSVVELSSEVVEEMEKYKSALTSFYKSKGERCVVFERNYRSQHLQLQVVPVPLDRCTTDDIKDAFTVQAQEQQMELMEIPEHTELKQIAPPGTPYFYVELDSGEKLFYRIRKNFPLQFGREVLASEALLNIPTRADWKECKQSREEEEASCQRLRDDFQPYDFAWED; encoded by the exons atggaggagaaaccGACCCGAGT tttggCCTGTGGAGACGTGGGGGGGCAGCTGAACGCAGTCTTCAGTCGAGTTCAGAGCATCCAGAAGAAAACGGGACAGTTCGAT CTGTTGTTGTGCGTCGGAGAGTTTTTCGGAACGACACCAGAGGCCGAGGCCGAGTGGCAGCTTTACAAAACCGGAGCCAAGAAAG CTCCGATCCACACCTACGTCCTGGGAGCAGCGAGTCAGGAGACGGCGAAGAAGTTCCCCGGCGCCGACGGCTGTGAGCTGGCTGAAAACATCACGTATCTGG GTCGGCGTGGCGTGTTCACGGGCGTGTCCGGACTACAAATAGCCTACGTCAGCGGTCGGGAGGCCCCCCAGGAACCGGCCCCGGCTCACTGCTTCACCGCCAAAGACCTGTCGGCCCTCGTGGCTCCGCTGACCAGCAGCTCCAAGTTCAGAGGCGTCGACATCCTGCTGACGTCACAGTGGCCGCGAGGGGTGTGGCACTACGCTAACAACCCG GAAGTGAACACAAAGTTCTGTGGAAGCAGCTCCGTCGCAAACCTCGCAGACAAGCTGAAGCCGCGGTACCACTTTGCTGCACTAGAGGGCGCTCACTACGAGCGACTCCCATACAG gaATCACCTCATTCTCCAGGAAAATGCTCAGCACGTCAGCCGCTTCATCGCCCTGGCAACCGCCAACAACCCTGCCAAAAAGAAG taTCTTTACGCCTTCAACATAGTCCCCATGAAGAGCATGGATCCATCAGAGATGGTGAAGCAGCCGAAGGATGTGACAGAAAACCCGTACAGACGCGCCACGAAAGACAAGACGGAGACGTTGAAGACGGGCTTCAGCGTCGCCGAGGAGGag GAGCCGGCCCCCCAGTTCTTCTTTGACCTGAGCAAGAACCAGGGGGGGCCTCATCGGGGCCGCGGCAGGAAACGACATCTGGACGGAGACGGACGAGGACGAGGGCAGCAGCACGATGGAGACGGACACCAACAGCCGAGACGACACC CTCAGCCCACTGGTCCCTGCTGGTTCTGTTTGGCGAGTCCTCAGGTGGAGAAACATCTGGTCATCAGCATCGGGTCACAT TGTTACTTGGCTGTGGCCAAAGGCGGCCTGACCCCCCACCACGTCCTGATCCTGCCCATCGGTCACTACCAGTCTGTGGTGGAGCTGAGCtctgaggtggtggaggagatggagaagtaCAAGTCGGCCCTGACGAGTTTCTACAAGAGCAAAGGCGAGCGCTGCGTCGTGTTCGAGAGGAACTACCGGAGCCAgcacctgcagctgcag GTGGTCCCGGTGCCGCTGGACCGCTGCACCACCGACGACATCAAGGACGCGTTCACGGTCCAGGCTCAggagcagcagatggagctgatggagatTCCTGAACATACCGAACTCAAACAG attgcTCCTCCAGGGACACCGTACTTCTACGTGGAGTTGGACTCGGGGGAGAAACTCTTCTATCGCATCAGGAAAAACTTTCCTCTGCAGTTTGGAAG GGAGGTTCTGGCGAGCGAGGCGCTGCTGAACATCCCGACCCGAGCCGACTGGAAGGAGTGTAAACAGAgtcgagaggaggaggaggcgagctGCCAGCGGCTGAGAGACGACTTCCAACCGTACGACTTCGCATGGGaggactaa
- the LOC118101880 gene encoding CD9 antigen isoform X1 — MAALSSWEMCVKYALFIFNFVFWLAGSGVLAVGLWLRFDTRTAGLFEGEDSPTVFFTGVYILIAAGALMMVVGFLGCCGAIKESPCMLGLFFLFLLLIFAVEVAAGTWGLSNKDRVVEDVTEFYKQTYSNYVQTKQEALKETLRLIHFGLNCCGPTGTVIAAAKDTCPDKEGLIVTSCPNAIDEMFNTKLHIIGGVGIGIGVIMIFGMIFSMMLCCAIKRSRDFV; from the exons TTGGCAGGTTCTGGAGTCCTGGCTGTGGGTCTGTGGCTGCGGTTTGACACCAGGACGGCAGGACTGTTTGAAGGAGAGGACTCGCCCACCGTCTTCTTCACCG GTGTGTACATCCTGATCGCCGCGGGGGCTCTGATGATGGTCGTCGGCTTCCTCGGATGCTGCGGCGCCATCAAGGAGTCGCCGTGCATGCTGGGACTG ttcttcctcttcctgctcctcatctTCGCCGTGGAGGTGGCAGCTGGGACCTGGGGCCTCTCCAACAAAGACCGG GTGGTGGAGGACGTCACAGAGTTTTATAAACAGACGTATTCCAACTATGTACAAACCAAACAAGAAGCTCTGAAGGAGACGCTGCGTCTCATCCACTTCGGA TTGAACTGCTGTGGTCCGACTGGGACGGTGATCGCTGCGGCCAAAGACACCTGCCCTGACAAGGAGGGACTCATCGTCACG AGTTGCCCAAACGCCATCGACGAGATGTTCAACACCAAACTGCACATCATCGGTGGAGTCGGCATCGGCATCGGAGTCATCATG aTCTTCGGGATGATCTTCAGCATGATGCTCTGCTGCGCCATCAAGAGATCCAGAGACTTCGTCTGA
- the dclre1c gene encoding protein artemis, which yields MSSFAGRMKEYPALSLDRFDRDNIFSRAYFLSHCHKDHMKGLKGPLMKRKLQFSRTVRLYCSFVTKELLLSNPKYQFWTQFIVPLELESPTQISLVDEASGEKEEIVVTLLAAGHCPGSVMFLFEGSQGNVLYTGDFRFAVGDASRMELLHSGSRVKDIQSIYLDSTFYDSRFYQIPTREVCLNGISELIGNWISQSSYHVVWLNCRAAYGYEYLFTNLGETFNTQIHVKNLAMFKKMPEILSYVTTDRRTQIHACRHPQDEEYSQGNRLPCGCTAGDGTRLQIISIKPSTMWFGERTKKTNVIIKTGAFSYRACFSFHSSYSELKDFLTYLQPVNIYPSVIPICRTLTEVTQMLKLMCRNQSDQTAFVYKPLGVLKRSRMEQPTYDSGSDEDLFDGRDLAPVRRKMGLNQVEEEKIQSHQRTAPPVSVDESLPLSVADTQSVARDYVDCTESNGEDEDEEEEEEPEGQGDIKLMKEEVTQAEENKMEAENKETPKWEDFFSAEMPTDSQNSHSQSCCSNATPSPSKMTSSQTPELFSDDDEEEETPENNDHEAFSLTLSASLSNHSSQNMDPCLPDTLILQPERERGETRTNPVAQRQEDDGLILQSEPEELTQSQASSDFDIPCTPESKAPRPDELSQLYQALASGEEDPIRKGSKGFA from the exons ATGAGCTCGTTCGCAGGGCGGATGAAGGAATATCCCGCGCTGTCCCTGGACCGGTTCGACCGGGACAACATCTTCTCCCGGGCGTACTTCCTGTCCCACTGCCACAAAG aTCACATGAAGGGGCTGAAGGGGcctctgatgaagaggaagcTTCAGTTCAG TCGCACCGTCCGGCTCTACTGCTCCTTTGTGACCAAAGAGCTTCTGCTCAGTAATCCAAAGTACCAGTTCTGGACCCAGTTCATA GTTCCACTGGAGCTGGAGAGTCCCACTCAGATTTCCCTAGTGGACGAGGCTTCAGGAGAG aaAGAAGAGATTGTGGTGACGCTGCTTGCTGCAGGTCATTGTCCCGGCTCGGTCAT gttccTGTTCGAGGGTTCTCAGGGAAACGTGTTGTACACAGGAGACTTCAGGTTCGCTGTTGGAGACGCGTCCCGGATGGAGCTGCTCCACTCGGGCAGCAG GGTTAAAGATATTCAGAGCATTTATCTGGACTCCACTTTCTACGACTCTCGCTTCTATCAAATACCCACTCGa gagGTGTGTCTGAATGGCATCTCGGAGCTCATTGGAAACTGGATCAGTCAGAGTTCTTATCACGTCGTGTGGCTCAACTGTAGAGCTGCGTATGGATACGAATACCTGTTCACCAACCTGGGAGAGACGTTCAACACTCAG attCACGTCAAGAATCTGGCGATGTTCAAGAAGATGCCAGAGATCCTGAGCTATGTGACGACCGACCGCAGGACTCAGATTCACGCCTGTCGACACCCGCAG gatgaGGAGTATTCACAAGGCAACCGGCTGCCGTGTGGTTGCACCGCCGGCGACGGGACTCGTCTTCAAATCATCAGCATCAAACCGTCGACCATGTGGTTCGGGGAGAGAACCAAGAAAACCAACGTTATAATAAA AACAGGAGCCTTTTCCTACAGAGCCTGTTTCAGTTTCCACTCCTCTTACTCTGag CTGAAAGACTTTCTGACGTATCTTCAGCCCGTCAACATCTACCCCAGCGTGATCCCTATTTGCCGGACACTGACTGAGGTCACACAGAT GTTGAAGCTGATGTGCAGGAACCAATCTGATCAGACAGCGTTCGTATATAAACCTCTGGGAGTCCTCAAACGCAGCAGGATGGAGCAACCTACCTAcg ATTCTGGCAGCGATGAGGACCTGTTTGACGGACGGGACCTGGCACcagtgaggaggaagatgggGCTGAACCAAGTAGAAGAAG AGAAAATTCAGAGTCACCAgagaacagcgccccctgtaTCTGTGGATGAGTCTTTACCTCTGTCAGTCGCCGACACACAGTCTGTTGCACGAGACTACGTCGACTGCACCGAGTCCAatggtgaagatgaagatgaggaggaggaggaggagcccgAGGGACAGGGGGACATTAAACtgatgaaggaggaggtgaCACAAGCAGAAGAGAACAAGATGGAGGCAGAAAACAAAGAGACTCCAAAGTGGGAGGACTTCTTCTCTGCAGAAATGCCGACTGACAGCCAGAACAGCCATTCACAGTCCTGCTGCTCCAACGCCACACCCTCCCCCTCCAAGATGACCAGCTCACAGACGCCCGAACTGTTCAGTGATGatgacgaagaagaagaaactccTGAAAACAACGACCACGAAGCCTTCAGCCTGACCCTGTCTGCCTCCTTGTCGAATCATTCCTCCCAGAACATGGACCCGTGTTTGCCCGACACCTTGATCCTCCAGCCGGAGCGAGAACGAGGAGAAACGAGGACCAATCCAGTCGCTCAGAGGCAAGAGGACGACGGTCTGATCCTCCAATCAGAGCCGGAGGAGCTGACACAGTCTCAGGCGTCGTCAGACTTTGACATTCCCTGCACGCCAGAGTCGAAGGCGCCACGACCAGATGAACTGTCACAGCTGTACCAGGCGTTGGCGTCCGGAGAGGAAGACCCCATCAGAAAAGGAAGTAAGGGCTTTGCTTGA
- the LOC118101880 gene encoding CD9 antigen isoform X2, whose protein sequence is MGGLQCVKYLLFVFNLLFWLAGSGVLAVGLWLRFDTRTAGLFEGEDSPTVFFTGVYILIAAGALMMVVGFLGCCGAIKESPCMLGLFFLFLLLIFAVEVAAGTWGLSNKDRVVEDVTEFYKQTYSNYVQTKQEALKETLRLIHFGLNCCGPTGTVIAAAKDTCPDKEGLIVTSCPNAIDEMFNTKLHIIGGVGIGIGVIMIFGMIFSMMLCCAIKRSRDFV, encoded by the exons ATGGGGGGACTTCAGTGCGTCAAATACCTGCTGTTTGTCTTCAACCTTCTCTTCTGG TTGGCAGGTTCTGGAGTCCTGGCTGTGGGTCTGTGGCTGCGGTTTGACACCAGGACGGCAGGACTGTTTGAAGGAGAGGACTCGCCCACCGTCTTCTTCACCG GTGTGTACATCCTGATCGCCGCGGGGGCTCTGATGATGGTCGTCGGCTTCCTCGGATGCTGCGGCGCCATCAAGGAGTCGCCGTGCATGCTGGGACTG ttcttcctcttcctgctcctcatctTCGCCGTGGAGGTGGCAGCTGGGACCTGGGGCCTCTCCAACAAAGACCGG GTGGTGGAGGACGTCACAGAGTTTTATAAACAGACGTATTCCAACTATGTACAAACCAAACAAGAAGCTCTGAAGGAGACGCTGCGTCTCATCCACTTCGGA TTGAACTGCTGTGGTCCGACTGGGACGGTGATCGCTGCGGCCAAAGACACCTGCCCTGACAAGGAGGGACTCATCGTCACG AGTTGCCCAAACGCCATCGACGAGATGTTCAACACCAAACTGCACATCATCGGTGGAGTCGGCATCGGCATCGGAGTCATCATG aTCTTCGGGATGATCTTCAGCATGATGCTCTGCTGCGCCATCAAGAGATCCAGAGACTTCGTCTGA
- the dmtf1 gene encoding cyclin-D-binding Myb-like transcription factor 1, with the protein MSSAADDDDDAATLETVKSVTLTQDSDGSIILHCPANDEDSEPLEKKLRLSTEEQDDAGAPQFSVVTLPISENDEGFEVTMTATADSDLTEEGVAQIQILQEDDDSLLSNQKAEVSPVSQAWFTTKEDKDTLANKGHKWKQGMWSKEEIDLLMSNIDRYVKDRGIEDPAEIIFEMSKEERKDFYRSVALGLNRPLFAVYRRVLRMYDNRNHVGKYTPDEIEKLKSLRQKHGNDWATIGAALGRSASSVKDRCRLMKDTCNTGKWSEEEERRLAEVVYEMAGVTPGSAVTGGVSWASVADQVRTRSEKQCRSKWLNYLNWKHSGGTEWAKEDDLNLVRRISELEVEDENEIKWEDLAGGWSSVRSPQWLRSKWWSIKRQVANHKDIPFIVLLKGLQEVMESSQQTGSGPGSPSSSSSSSLQIRLTRLDESGSSPAPSSVAALQIPVQIPLQITHLAADSSATASDSETITLNTGALQTFEILPSFHLQPTGTPGTYYLQTTSNQGLPLSLSTGQGLPLSLSGNGTVTLTTGSSPSPHEHIILHSLSTDGLCSSDGVIIQTVTSDPASSDPLGQSQLVVETEGQGQENPLDATCLLESSESVVTETQEQMTDGFTDKEMSSPSGEGPVVHSGITSGSSVLIVSAPNISSTLTDPILENQEGSD; encoded by the exons atgagTTCGGCTGcagacgacgacgacgacgctGCAACGTTAGAAACCGTCAAGTCCGTCACTCTCACTCAGGACAGTGATGGAAGCATCATACTGCACTGTCCTGCCAATG atgagGACTCGGAGCCCCTTGAGAAGAAGCTGCGTCTCTCCACAGAAGAACAGGACGACGCAGGCGCACCTCAGTTTTCTGTCGTCACGTTACCGA TTTCGGAGAACGACGAAGGCTTCGAGGTGACGATGACGGCCACGGCAGACAGTGACCTCACGGAGGAGGGCGTCGCTCAGATCCAG ATTTTGCAGGAGGACGATGACTCTCTCTTGTCCAATCAGAAGGCAGAGGTGTCCCCTGTCAGTCAAGCCTGGTTCACaacaaaagaagacaaagacacGTTGGCCAACAAAG gtCACAAGTGGAAACAGGGCATGTGGTCCAAAGAGGAGATCGACCTCCTGATGAGCAACATCGACCGATATGTGAAG gaccGAGGCATCGAAGACCCGGCCGAGATCATTTTCGAGATGtccaaagaggagaggaaggactTCTACCGCTCGGTGGCGTTGGGGTTAAACAGGCCGCTGTTCGCCGTCTACAGGCGAGTTCTGCGGATGTACGACAACCGCAACCACGTCGGCAA gtATACTCCTGATGAGATAGAGAAGCTGAAATC GTTGAGGCAGAAACACGGGAACGACTGGGCGACAATCGGAGCAGCTCTGGGTCGCAGCGCTTCTTCTGTCAAAGACCGCTGCCGACTAATGAAGGACACATGCAACACAG gtaaatggagcgaggaggaggaacgGCGTCTCGCTGAGGTTGTGTACGAGATGGCGGGCGTGACGCCGGGGTCGGCGGTCACAGGGGGCGTGTCCTGGGCGTCGGTCGCCGATCAAGTCCGCACTCGCTCGGAGAAGCAGTGCAGGTCGAAATGGCTGAATTACCTGAACTGGAAACACAGTGGAGGGACGGAGTGGGCGAAGGAGGACGACCTGAACCTCGTGCGCAG GATATcggagctggaggtggaggacgagAACGAAATCAAGTGGGAGGATCTGGCAGGCGGGTGGAGCAGCGTCCGGTCGCCTCAGTGGCTGCGATCGAAGTGGTGGAGCATCAAGAGACAAGTGGCCAATCACAAGGACATCCCCTTCATAG tcctACTGAAGGGCCTCCAGGAGGTGATGGAGTCGTCACAACAGACAGGATCCGGACCGGGgagtccctcctcctcctcttcctcctcgctccAGATCCGCCTCACCCGATTGGATGAGAGCGGCAGCAGCCCCGCCCCCAGCTCTGTGGCGGCGCTGCAGATTCCCGTCCAGATCCCGTTGCAGATCACACATCTGG ctgCAGATTCCTCAGCGACAGCCAGCGACAGTGAAACCATCACCCTGAACACAGGAGCCCTGCAGACCTTCGAGATCCTGCCT TCGTTCCACCTGCAGCCCACCGGCACCCCGGGGACCTACTACCTCCAGACAACGTCCAATCAGGGCCTGCCGCTCAGCCTCTCCACCGGCCAGGGCCTCCCACTCAGTTTGTCCGGTAACGGCACTGTTACCTTGACGACCGGCTCGTCTCCGTCGCCACACGAACACATCATCCTTCACAGCCTGTCG ACGGACGGCCTCTGCTCCAGCGACGGTGTCATCATCCAGACGGTCACCTCTGACCCCGCCTCCTCCGACCCTCTCGGCCAATCACAGCTGGTCGTGGAGACGGAGGGGCAGGGCCAGGAAAACCCCCTCGACGCCACGTGTCTCCTGGAGAGTTCAGAGAGCGTTGTCACGGAAACACAGGAGCAAATGACAGACGGCTTCACTGACAAG GAGATGAGCTCCCCCTCTGGTGAGGGTCCAGTGGTGCATTCTGGGATAACATCTGGCAGCTCTGTGCTGATTGTGTCAGCTCCCAACATCAGCAGCACTTtgacag ATCCAATCTTGGAGAACCAGGAAGGTTCAGACTGA